A stretch of Rhizobium sp. TH2 DNA encodes these proteins:
- a CDS encoding endonuclease/exonuclease/phosphatase family protein, whose protein sequence is MPAILGAIAAALIALTISVKALGGEYWLVDLVTFFWPVAALLAVVLFLSTLLVPSKAARLLAILAVAVTLYPIFSLPPAPDATAGNRLRVLTANLLNENRDTASFVALLTREQPDIVVTQETRNLFVEAIRGSGLYPFESTGTVSANDDKKVFSRYPIREQARISDAPGTPVLRRHPMRLVIDGPDGPIVLYAIHPDTSRSLRQWHSRNAYLDLLANAVRREADNAAVIVAGDWNVPAYSVFFDRFFEKTGYRFARPGWYLPVTRFWTRAKSFVYFGSTIDHVAVSPQLRVTDWRRGRDIGSNHLPVIVDIAMPAGNAVARN, encoded by the coding sequence ATGCCCGCGATCCTTGGCGCCATTGCCGCCGCCCTCATTGCATTGACGATTTCGGTGAAGGCGTTGGGCGGCGAATATTGGCTGGTCGATCTGGTCACATTCTTCTGGCCGGTGGCGGCGCTTCTGGCCGTCGTGCTGTTCCTGTCCACGCTTCTTGTTCCGAGCAAGGCGGCCAGGCTGCTTGCGATTCTCGCCGTCGCGGTGACCCTCTATCCGATATTCTCGCTGCCGCCGGCGCCGGATGCCACGGCGGGCAACCGGCTGAGGGTGCTGACGGCCAATCTTCTCAACGAGAACCGCGACACTGCCTCATTCGTCGCGCTGCTCACCCGCGAGCAGCCGGATATCGTGGTCACCCAGGAAACCCGAAACCTTTTCGTGGAAGCCATCCGGGGCTCCGGGCTCTATCCGTTCGAAAGCACGGGAACGGTGTCGGCGAATGACGACAAGAAGGTATTTTCCCGCTACCCGATCCGCGAGCAGGCACGGATCAGCGACGCGCCCGGCACGCCCGTGCTGCGGCGCCATCCCATGCGCCTGGTGATCGACGGACCCGATGGCCCGATCGTCCTCTACGCCATCCATCCGGATACTTCGCGCAGCCTCCGTCAATGGCACAGCAGAAATGCCTATCTCGACCTGCTCGCCAACGCCGTTCGCCGGGAAGCCGACAATGCCGCTGTCATCGTGGCGGGCGACTGGAACGTGCCGGCCTATTCCGTGTTCTTCGACCGCTTCTTCGAAAAGACCGGCTATCGTTTCGCACGGCCCGGCTGGTATCTGCCGGTGACCCGCTTCTGGACGCGCGCCAAGAGCTTCGTCTATTTCGGCTCGACCATCGATCACGTCGCCGTCTCGCCGCAACTGCGCGTCACGGACTGGCGCCGGGGCCGCGATATCGGTTCCAATCATCTGCCCGTGATCGTCGATATCGCCATGCCGGCCGGCAATGCGGTGGCGCGCAATTGA
- the rlmH gene encoding 23S rRNA (pseudouridine(1915)-N(3))-methyltransferase RlmH yields the protein MRISLFAVGRLKAGPEKELAERYFDRFAKTGPAVGLELAKITEINESRASNSETRKREEAASLEKMLGDGAVLILLDERGKAMDSPAFAELLGGIRDAGKRELVIAIGGPDGLDPALATKATHMLCFGKMTWPHQLVRVMLGEQLYRAVTILSGHPYHRV from the coding sequence GTGCGGATTTCTCTATTCGCGGTGGGCAGGCTGAAAGCCGGGCCCGAAAAAGAGCTTGCCGAACGGTATTTCGACCGTTTTGCCAAGACCGGCCCCGCTGTTGGGCTCGAACTCGCCAAAATCACCGAAATCAATGAAAGCCGTGCCAGCAATTCCGAAACCCGCAAGCGCGAGGAAGCGGCATCGCTCGAGAAAATGCTTGGCGATGGCGCCGTGCTGATCCTGCTCGACGAGCGCGGCAAGGCGATGGATAGCCCCGCCTTCGCCGAACTGCTGGGTGGCATCCGCGATGCGGGCAAGCGCGAGCTGGTGATCGCCATCGGCGGGCCGGACGGATTGGACCCGGCACTCGCCACGAAGGCCACACATATGCTGTGCTTCGGCAAGATGACCTGGCCGCACCAGCTCGTGCGGGTGATGCTGGGGGAGCAGCTCTATCGCGCGGTGACGATATTGTCAGGGCATCCTTACCATCGCGTGTGA
- a CDS encoding AGE family epimerase/isomerase, producing the protein MTAQSWISLATHRDWLTGEANRLFEFFQHRSINPKGGFYEFDDLGNPLGGDDPARGIHITARMVHCMVIGHLLGRPGCSQLIDHGMDYLWNHHRDRKHGGYFWTMGNDGPKDATKQGYGHAFVLLAASSASLVGHPIADEMIDDVTEILETKFWDEEHGAIAEEFEPDWTPIPGYRGQNSNMHLTEALMSAYEATGEDLYLERAERIADLIINRKARETGFRVGEHFDENWNLLKDYRGNEMFRPSGTTPGHWLEWARLILQLYALGGKEKTWMPEAAEQLFAQSMALGWDHRQGGFFYTLDWADQPAKRSKLWWPMAEAVGAGAFLNGHVPSDMHESSYRLIWDTIAAHFLDRKHGGWHEELSEDLEPAHTIFAGKGDIYHALQACLIPLYPAEGSVTKGIIDSQET; encoded by the coding sequence ATGACCGCTCAAAGCTGGATCTCTCTCGCCACCCATCGCGACTGGCTGACCGGAGAGGCCAATCGCCTGTTCGAATTCTTCCAGCATCGCTCGATCAACCCGAAGGGCGGGTTCTACGAATTCGACGATTTAGGCAATCCGCTTGGCGGCGACGATCCGGCGCGCGGTATCCATATCACGGCGCGCATGGTCCATTGCATGGTGATCGGCCATCTGCTCGGCCGGCCGGGTTGTTCGCAACTGATCGACCACGGCATGGACTATCTCTGGAACCACCATCGCGACCGCAAGCATGGCGGCTATTTCTGGACGATGGGCAATGACGGGCCGAAGGATGCGACAAAGCAGGGCTACGGTCATGCCTTCGTGCTGCTGGCGGCTTCGTCGGCTTCCTTGGTTGGCCATCCGATCGCCGATGAGATGATCGACGACGTGACCGAGATCCTCGAAACCAAATTCTGGGACGAGGAGCATGGCGCCATCGCCGAAGAGTTCGAGCCCGACTGGACGCCGATCCCCGGCTATCGCGGCCAGAACTCCAACATGCACCTGACCGAGGCGCTGATGTCGGCCTATGAGGCGACCGGCGAGGATCTCTATCTCGAGCGCGCCGAGCGGATCGCTGATCTCATCATCAATCGCAAGGCGCGCGAGACTGGCTTCCGGGTCGGCGAGCATTTCGACGAGAACTGGAACCTGCTCAAGGACTATCGCGGCAACGAGATGTTCCGCCCCTCCGGCACCACGCCCGGCCACTGGCTGGAATGGGCGCGGCTGATCCTGCAACTCTACGCGCTGGGCGGCAAGGAAAAGACCTGGATGCCGGAAGCCGCCGAACAGCTGTTCGCCCAATCCATGGCGCTCGGCTGGGATCACAGACAAGGCGGCTTCTTCTACACGCTCGATTGGGCGGACCAACCTGCCAAGCGCTCCAAGCTCTGGTGGCCGATGGCCGAGGCAGTTGGCGCCGGCGCCTTCCTCAACGGCCATGTGCCATCCGACATGCACGAAAGCAGCTATCGGCTGATCTGGGACACGATCGCCGCGCATTTCCTCGACCGCAAGCATGGCGGCTGGCACGAGGAACTGAGCGAGGATCTCGAGCCAGCGCACACGATCTTCGCCGGTAAGGGCGACATCTACCACGCACTGCAGGCCTGCCTGATCCCGCTTTATCCCGCCGAGGGATCGGTCACCAAGGGGATTATCGACAGCCAGGAGACGTGA
- a CDS encoding YqaA family protein → MADAAAYFGLFLAALAAGSILPVPSEAALVAIILTSDHPVWIAVAVATVGNVIGSMINWTLGRGIERLRGTRWFPASEASIERAGRWYHKYGRWSLLLSFVPIIGDPLTIVAGVMKESPWFFFIVVTIAKLGRYVTVAALTLGGT, encoded by the coding sequence ATTGCCGATGCCGCCGCCTATTTCGGGCTGTTCCTTGCCGCACTCGCCGCTGGTTCCATCCTGCCGGTGCCGTCGGAAGCGGCCCTCGTCGCGATCATCCTGACATCGGACCATCCGGTCTGGATTGCCGTTGCCGTCGCCACGGTGGGCAATGTGATCGGCTCGATGATCAACTGGACCCTGGGACGCGGGATCGAGCGACTGCGCGGAACCCGCTGGTTCCCCGCCTCGGAGGCGTCGATCGAGCGGGCAGGACGCTGGTATCACAAATACGGTCGCTGGTCCCTGCTGCTCAGCTTCGTGCCCATCATCGGCGATCCACTCACCATCGTCGCAGGCGTGATGAAGGAGTCGCCCTGGTTCTTCTTCATTGTCGTGACGATCGCCAAGCTCGGTCGCTATGTCACCGTCGCGGCCCTGACATTGGGTGGAACCTGA
- a CDS encoding M20 aminoacylase family protein, with the protein MPIINRASEMHDEITSWRRELHQMPELGFDVVKTAGFVQAKLSEFGVDEIVTGLGRTGVVGLIKGNRGAGATVGLRADMDALPIAEKTGKQWASQTAGNMHACGHDGHTAMLLGAAKYLAETRNFAGTIAVIFQPAEEGGGGGREMVEDGMMERFAISEVYGMHNLPGLELGKFATRAGPIMASTDEFHVTVKGRGGHAAMPHQGVDPVVIAAQIITALQTIASRNVDPLQSSVISVTILKGGDASNVIPNEASFAGTIRTLNAEMRELSKKRLKEIAEGMASALGGEASVSINTGYPVTRNHGEQTGVALSAASDVAGLVNVDPDINPTMGGEDFSYMLNARPGNFIFIGNGDTASLHNASYDFNDEVIPHGVSYWVRLAESRLADLSA; encoded by the coding sequence ATGCCGATCATAAACCGTGCCAGCGAGATGCATGACGAAATCACGTCGTGGCGCCGCGAACTCCACCAGATGCCGGAATTGGGTTTCGACGTGGTCAAGACCGCCGGTTTCGTCCAGGCCAAGCTCAGTGAATTCGGGGTCGACGAGATCGTGACAGGCCTTGGCCGCACCGGCGTCGTGGGCCTGATCAAGGGCAATCGCGGCGCGGGCGCGACCGTCGGGCTCCGCGCCGACATGGACGCGCTGCCGATCGCCGAGAAGACCGGCAAGCAATGGGCGTCGCAGACAGCGGGCAACATGCACGCCTGCGGCCATGACGGACACACCGCCATGCTGCTGGGTGCGGCGAAATACCTCGCCGAGACGCGCAATTTCGCAGGCACCATCGCGGTGATTTTCCAGCCGGCGGAAGAAGGTGGCGGCGGCGGCCGCGAGATGGTCGAGGACGGGATGATGGAGCGATTCGCCATTTCCGAAGTCTATGGCATGCACAACCTTCCAGGTCTGGAACTGGGCAAGTTCGCCACGCGTGCTGGCCCGATCATGGCATCCACCGATGAGTTCCACGTGACGGTCAAGGGACGCGGCGGGCATGCCGCCATGCCGCACCAGGGCGTGGATCCGGTGGTGATCGCCGCCCAGATCATCACCGCGCTGCAAACAATCGCATCGCGCAATGTCGATCCGCTCCAATCCTCGGTCATCTCCGTGACGATCCTGAAGGGGGGCGATGCCTCCAACGTCATTCCGAACGAGGCGAGCTTTGCCGGCACGATCCGCACACTCAATGCCGAGATGCGGGAACTCTCCAAGAAGCGGCTCAAGGAAATCGCCGAGGGCATGGCGTCGGCGCTTGGCGGCGAAGCCTCGGTCTCGATCAATACCGGCTATCCCGTAACCAGGAACCATGGCGAGCAGACCGGCGTGGCGCTCAGTGCCGCCAGCGACGTGGCGGGACTGGTCAATGTCGATCCGGACATCAATCCGACGATGGGCGGCGAGGATTTTTCCTACATGCTGAACGCCCGGCCGGGCAATTTCATCTTCATCGGAAACGGCGACACCGCCTCGCTGCACAATGCCAGCTACGATTTCAACGACGAGGTAATTCCGCACGGCGTATCCTACTGGGTGCGGCTGGCGGAGAGCAGGCTGGCCGACCTTTCGGCTTGA
- a CDS encoding ubiquinone biosynthesis hydroxylase, whose protein sequence is MLDILVAGGGYVGLSVAVSIKKAAPHLKIMVADGAPDGAWQRDGRASAIAAAASRMLAALGLWDEMLPHAQPINKMIITDSRTSDPVRPVFLTFDGEVGKDEPFAHMIPNPAMVGPLLKAAEALGVEMKFSTSVETFAAGPVSVSAKLSTGETVEARLLVACDGAKSRLRDIAGIKTVHWDYGQSGIVTTVEHERPHDGVAEEHFLPAGPFAVLPLPGNRSSLVWTERTADADKLVAADDLVFEEELERRFGHKLGPIRAVGGRRAFPLGLTLARAFVANRVALAGDSAHGIHPISGQGLNLGFKDVAALAETIVDADRLGLDIGALNVLERYQSWRRFDTFRMGVTTDVLNRLFSNDITPIRIARDFGLGVVDRMPGLKNFFIKQASIATGADPKLLGGMLP, encoded by the coding sequence ATGCTGGACATCCTGGTTGCCGGTGGCGGATATGTCGGACTTTCCGTTGCTGTCTCGATCAAGAAGGCCGCACCGCATCTCAAGATCATGGTGGCGGATGGCGCGCCGGATGGCGCCTGGCAGCGGGATGGCCGGGCTTCGGCAATCGCGGCGGCGGCCTCGCGCATGCTGGCCGCGCTCGGCCTGTGGGACGAGATGCTGCCGCATGCACAGCCGATCAACAAGATGATCATCACCGATTCCCGGACATCGGACCCGGTGCGGCCAGTCTTCCTGACATTCGATGGCGAAGTCGGAAAAGACGAGCCCTTCGCCCACATGATCCCCAACCCGGCCATGGTCGGCCCCTTGCTCAAGGCGGCCGAAGCGCTCGGCGTCGAAATGAAATTCTCGACCAGCGTCGAGACATTCGCCGCAGGTCCGGTGTCCGTCAGCGCGAAGCTCTCCACCGGCGAAACGGTGGAAGCGCGGCTGCTGGTCGCCTGCGACGGCGCCAAGTCGAGGTTGCGCGACATCGCCGGCATCAAGACCGTGCATTGGGACTACGGCCAGTCCGGCATCGTGACCACAGTCGAACACGAGCGCCCGCATGACGGCGTGGCGGAAGAGCATTTCCTGCCGGCCGGTCCCTTTGCCGTTCTGCCGCTGCCGGGCAACCGATCCTCGCTGGTCTGGACCGAGCGTACGGCGGATGCCGACAAGCTGGTCGCGGCCGACGATCTCGTCTTCGAGGAAGAACTGGAGCGCCGCTTCGGCCACAAGCTGGGACCGATTCGGGCCGTTGGCGGCAGGCGGGCCTTCCCGCTCGGGTTGACGCTGGCCCGCGCCTTCGTGGCGAATCGCGTCGCGCTGGCCGGCGATTCGGCCCATGGTATCCATCCGATCTCCGGCCAGGGCCTCAATCTCGGCTTCAAGGATGTCGCGGCACTCGCCGAGACGATCGTCGATGCTGACCGGCTCGGTCTCGATATCGGCGCGCTCAATGTGCTGGAACGCTATCAGTCCTGGCGGCGCTTCGACACGTTCCGCATGGGGGTGACCACCGACGTGCTGAACCGGCTGTTCTCCAATGACATCACCCCGATCCGCATCGCCCGCGACTTCGGATTGGGTGTCGTGGACCGCATGCCGGGATTGAAGAATTTCTTCATCAAGCAGGCCTCGATTGCAACAGGCGCTGACCCGAAGTTGCTGGGTGGTATGCTTCCCTAG
- a CDS encoding D-alanyl-D-alanine carboxypeptidase family protein has product MRNAIRQAMTGVIAATLGLALALGTTAQAVANPHMLVDIRSGKVIEHEDAFQKWYPASLTKLMTAYVAFRQVKSGKWTMQTPIVMTKRAAAEPPSKLGLKPGQALTLDDALKVLLVKSANDVAYAIAENLGGTMPNYVAMMNAEARRLGMNSTNFINPHGLPGGGQYTTARDLAVLVLAIKRDFPQYSGYFSLEGVQVGKRKFGNYNKLIARFDGADGMKTGYICASGYNQVSTATRNGKAVISVVLGSDSLAGRTVLSADLLQKGLTEGTGFGDPTVYKLKPYGATRDQVSDISEMMCRKRGKKKKKVVRSESTDEVGDKKTSPWVHQLTRPLAMAQITIIPAGKDSAAAEADAAVEEVADAGLLVVNGRKVSVPVPQPRPVN; this is encoded by the coding sequence ATGAGAAATGCAATCCGGCAGGCAATGACAGGGGTGATCGCGGCAACCCTGGGTCTCGCACTTGCCCTTGGCACGACCGCCCAGGCCGTCGCCAATCCGCATATGCTGGTCGATATCCGCTCCGGCAAGGTCATCGAGCACGAGGATGCATTCCAGAAATGGTATCCGGCTTCGCTCACCAAGCTGATGACTGCCTATGTCGCCTTCCGGCAGGTCAAATCCGGCAAGTGGACCATGCAAACGCCCATCGTCATGACCAAGCGCGCTGCAGCCGAGCCGCCCTCCAAGCTCGGCCTCAAGCCCGGCCAGGCGCTGACGCTCGACGACGCGCTGAAGGTTTTGCTCGTCAAATCGGCCAACGACGTGGCCTATGCCATCGCCGAGAATCTCGGCGGCACGATGCCCAACTATGTCGCGATGATGAATGCCGAGGCACGCCGGCTAGGCATGAATTCGACCAATTTCATCAATCCGCACGGTCTTCCGGGCGGCGGCCAGTACACGACGGCACGCGACCTCGCGGTGCTCGTCCTCGCCATCAAGCGGGATTTCCCGCAGTATTCGGGTTACTTCTCTCTTGAAGGCGTGCAGGTCGGCAAGCGCAAGTTCGGCAACTACAACAAGTTGATCGCCCGCTTCGACGGCGCCGACGGCATGAAGACCGGCTATATCTGCGCGTCGGGCTACAATCAGGTTTCGACGGCCACCCGCAACGGCAAGGCTGTGATCTCGGTGGTGCTCGGCTCCGACAGCCTCGCCGGCCGCACGGTCCTCTCCGCCGATCTTCTCCAGAAGGGCCTGACCGAAGGCACCGGCTTTGGCGATCCCACGGTCTACAAGCTCAAGCCTTATGGCGCCACCCGCGACCAGGTGAGCGACATCAGCGAGATGATGTGCCGCAAGCGCGGCAAGAAGAAGAAGAAGGTGGTCCGCTCGGAATCAACCGACGAGGTCGGCGACAAGAAGACGTCGCCATGGGTCCACCAACTCACCCGCCCGCTCGCCATGGCGCAGATCACCATCATTCCCGCCGGCAAGGATTCTGCAGCGGCCGAGGCTGACGCAGCGGTGGAGGAAGTCGCGGATGCCGGCCTCCTCGTCGTTAACGGCAGGAAGGTCT
- the rsfS gene encoding ribosome silencing factor, with the protein MIRGDCAGCMTVKDRKDNSLTTVHAKGVASYAYSRSMERSEHAAANALKLVLESLEDSKAENVTSIDITGKSALGDYMVVVSGRSNRHVTAIAEHLLDDIKAGGLGNARIEGLETGDWVLIDTGDIIVHVFRPEIREFYNLEKMWAAPDMDEGTLH; encoded by the coding sequence ATGATCCGGGGCGACTGCGCCGGGTGCATGACTGTTAAGGATAGAAAGGACAATTCTCTGACAACAGTACACGCGAAAGGAGTGGCGTCATACGCATACTCCCGGAGCATGGAGCGTAGCGAACACGCTGCGGCCAACGCTCTCAAGCTGGTCCTCGAAAGCCTCGAAGACTCAAAAGCTGAAAACGTCACCTCGATCGACATCACTGGCAAATCCGCGCTGGGCGACTACATGGTCGTCGTCTCCGGGCGCTCGAATCGCCATGTGACCGCGATTGCGGAACACCTGCTCGACGACATCAAGGCTGGTGGCCTTGGCAATGCCCGCATCGAGGGCCTTGAGACCGGCGACTGGGTGCTCATCGACACCGGTGACATTATCGTTCACGTCTTCCGCCCGGAAATCCGCGAATTCTACAATCTCGAAAAGATGTGGGCCGCGCCGGATATGGACGAGGGAACGCTGCACTGA
- the tesB gene encoding acyl-CoA thioesterase II, which translates to MPRPDNALSEMQKLVGILTLEKIEENLFRGRSPDSSWQRVFGGQVIAQALAAANQTVVEDRFVHSLHSYFLRPGDPTVPILYEVERIRDGGSFTTRRVVGIQHGKPIFTLSASYQVDEAGLSHQVEMPDIPLPEDLPRPEELYETYLEDAPEHVRRFWLRERPVEILPVSMEHYVSDKPLPPVQHIWFKANGQVPEERAIKSAVLAYLSDLTLLDTTLFPHGMSIFDRSIQGASLDHAMWFHATPDFDEWLLYTQDSPFSGGARGLSRGSIFSRSGRLIASTAQEGLIRKRATD; encoded by the coding sequence ATGCCGCGCCCCGACAATGCCCTTTCGGAAATGCAGAAGCTGGTCGGCATTCTGACGCTTGAGAAAATCGAGGAGAATCTGTTCCGTGGCCGAAGCCCGGATTCAAGCTGGCAGCGGGTCTTCGGCGGGCAGGTCATCGCCCAGGCGCTGGCCGCGGCCAACCAGACAGTGGTCGAGGATCGCTTCGTACACTCGCTGCACAGCTATTTTCTCCGGCCAGGCGATCCCACTGTCCCCATTCTCTACGAAGTCGAGCGGATTCGCGACGGCGGCAGCTTCACCACCCGCCGGGTGGTAGGCATCCAGCATGGCAAGCCCATCTTCACCCTGTCGGCGTCCTACCAGGTGGATGAAGCCGGGCTTTCGCATCAGGTCGAAATGCCCGATATTCCACTGCCGGAGGATCTGCCGCGCCCGGAAGAGCTCTACGAGACCTATCTGGAAGATGCGCCGGAACATGTGCGGCGATTCTGGCTTCGCGAGCGGCCGGTGGAAATCCTGCCGGTTTCGATGGAGCATTATGTCTCCGACAAGCCGCTGCCGCCGGTCCAGCACATCTGGTTCAAGGCAAATGGCCAGGTGCCCGAGGAGCGGGCGATCAAGTCGGCCGTCCTCGCCTATCTCTCCGATCTCACCTTGCTCGATACGACGCTCTTTCCGCATGGCATGTCGATCTTCGATCGGTCGATTCAGGGTGCTAGCCTCGACCATGCGATGTGGTTTCACGCGACGCCCGATTTCGACGAATGGCTGCTCTATACCCAGGACAGCCCGTTCTCCGGCGGCGCTCGCGGCCTCAGCCGGGGTTCGATCTTCAGCCGCTCGGGCAGGCTGATCGCCTCGACCGCGCAGGAAGGTTTGATTCGGAAACGTGCAACTGATTAA
- a CDS encoding P-II family nitrogen regulator — protein sequence MGNQMKIVMAIIKPFKLDEVREALTAVGIQGLTVTEVKGYGRQKGHTEIYRGTEYAVSFLPKLKIEIAVSSELVDKTVEAIAGAAKTGQIGDGKIFVYSIDHAVRIRTGETDSEAL from the coding sequence ATGGGAAACCAGATGAAAATAGTGATGGCTATTATCAAGCCGTTCAAGCTGGATGAAGTGCGCGAAGCGCTCACCGCTGTCGGCATCCAGGGCCTCACCGTAACCGAAGTCAAGGGTTACGGCAGGCAGAAGGGGCATACGGAAATCTACCGCGGTACGGAATACGCCGTCAGCTTCCTGCCGAAGCTGAAGATCGAAATCGCCGTGTCCTCCGAACTCGTCGACAAGACGGTCGAGGCGATCGCTGGGGCCGCCAAGACCGGCCAGATCGGCGACGGCAAGATCTTTGTCTATTCGATTGACCACGCCGTTCGCATCCGCACCGGCGAAACCGATTCCGAAGCGCTCTGA
- a CDS encoding cation transporter: MIVAFANLAYFGVEFSVALTIGSASLLADSADFLEDASVNILIFFAMAWSARNRARVGAAMAAILLAPALAFLWIAWQKFFNPVPPAPFALSLAGLGALAVNLGCAYLLAAYRHAGGSLTRAAFLSARNDAFANVAIIAAGLVTAYLWHAAWPDLIVGFAIAAMNLDAAREVWQAAKEEHNAAA, translated from the coding sequence ATGATCGTCGCATTTGCCAATCTGGCCTATTTCGGGGTGGAGTTCAGCGTCGCGCTGACCATCGGCTCCGCGTCGCTGTTGGCTGACAGCGCCGACTTTCTCGAGGATGCTTCCGTTAATATCCTCATCTTCTTTGCCATGGCGTGGTCGGCCAGGAATCGTGCTCGGGTCGGTGCGGCGATGGCGGCCATACTGCTCGCACCGGCTCTGGCCTTCCTGTGGATCGCATGGCAGAAGTTCTTCAATCCCGTTCCGCCTGCGCCCTTTGCCTTGTCACTCGCGGGACTCGGCGCGTTGGCGGTCAACCTGGGTTGCGCCTATCTCCTGGCCGCATACCGCCATGCCGGCGGTTCTCTGACGCGGGCCGCGTTCCTGTCGGCACGCAACGACGCCTTTGCCAATGTTGCAATCATCGCTGCTGGATTGGTGACGGCCTATCTCTGGCATGCTGCATGGCCCGACCTGATCGTCGGCTTTGCAATCGCAGCCATGAATCTGGACGCGGCGAGGGAAGTGTGGCAAGCGGCGAAAGAAGAGCATAACGCCGCAGCCTGA
- a CDS encoding ammonium transporter, whose amino-acid sequence MSLSKITNPISTAWLTLGVTLAPAIAFAQDATAPAAPAAAPTPDKGDTTWMLISSVLVLLMTVPGLALFYGGLVRAKNMLSVLMQVTTIAAVAMIVWIFYGYSMAFTDGGGLNSYVGGFSKMFLVGVDPSTIVETFSRGVVIPEYTFVVFQMTFAAITPGLIIGAFAERVKFSAVILFTILWLTFVYFPIAHMVWWWPGPEFASTNPAEATIAGAGLIWAFGAIDFAGGTVVHINAGIAGLVGAYMVGKRTGFGKDMMAPHSMTLTLVGAGLLWVGWFGFNAGSNLEANGYAALAMINTFVATAAAVLSWSVVETLARGKASMLGAVSGAVAGLVVITPAAGFAGPMGAVVMGLVVSPVCYFFVSTVKNKFGYDDSADVFGIHCVGGIIGALLTGVFVNPALGGAGIVDYVANASVYPGTGTQLWAQFKGVVVTLLWSGIISAILYKIIDLTVGLRVPAEAEREGLDLASHGEAAYHN is encoded by the coding sequence ATGTCACTTTCGAAAATTACAAACCCAATAAGCACAGCCTGGCTGACGCTCGGCGTGACGCTGGCGCCGGCCATTGCCTTTGCGCAGGATGCCACAGCGCCTGCCGCACCGGCAGCCGCGCCGACGCCCGACAAGGGCGACACGACCTGGATGCTCATTTCTTCCGTTCTCGTCCTCCTGATGACCGTACCGGGTCTTGCGCTCTTCTACGGCGGCCTCGTGCGCGCCAAGAACATGCTGTCGGTCCTGATGCAGGTGACCACGATCGCCGCCGTCGCGATGATCGTCTGGATCTTCTACGGCTATTCGATGGCCTTCACCGACGGTGGTGGCCTCAACAGCTATGTCGGCGGCTTCTCCAAGATGTTCCTGGTGGGTGTCGATCCCTCGACGATCGTCGAAACCTTCTCGCGCGGCGTCGTCATTCCGGAATACACGTTCGTCGTGTTTCAGATGACCTTCGCGGCCATCACCCCCGGCCTGATTATCGGCGCCTTCGCCGAACGGGTGAAGTTCTCCGCCGTGATCCTCTTCACCATCCTCTGGCTGACCTTCGTCTATTTCCCGATCGCCCATATGGTCTGGTGGTGGCCTGGTCCGGAATTCGCCTCCACGAATCCGGCTGAGGCAACGATCGCCGGTGCCGGCTTGATCTGGGCCTTCGGCGCGATCGATTTCGCCGGTGGCACGGTCGTCCACATCAATGCCGGCATTGCCGGTCTCGTCGGCGCCTACATGGTCGGCAAGCGCACGGGCTTCGGCAAGGACATGATGGCACCGCATTCGATGACGCTCACCCTGGTCGGCGCGGGCCTGCTCTGGGTCGGCTGGTTCGGCTTCAATGCCGGCTCCAACCTCGAAGCCAACGGCTATGCAGCACTCGCCATGATCAACACCTTCGTCGCCACTGCGGCCGCCGTCCTCTCCTGGTCGGTCGTCGAAACGCTGGCGCGGGGCAAGGCCTCGATGCTCGGTGCCGTCTCGGGTGCCGTCGCCGGCCTGGTCGTGATCACGCCGGCCGCCGGCTTTGCCGGTCCGATGGGTGCGGTGGTGATGGGCCTCGTCGTATCTCCGGTCTGCTACTTCTTCGTCTCGACCGTGAAGAACAAGTTCGGCTATGACGACTCGGCCGACGTCTTCGGCATCCATTGCGTCGGCGGCATCATCGGCGCGCTGCTTACCGGCGTGTTCGTCAACCCCGCCCTGGGTGGCGCCGGTATCGTCGACTACGTCGCCAATGCCTCGGTTTATCCGGGCACCGGTACCCAGCTCTGGGCGCAGTTCAAGGGCGTCGTCGTGACGCTGCTGTGGTCCGGCATCATCTCGGCGATCCTCTACAAGATCATCGACCTGACCGTCGGCCTCAGGGTTCCGGCCGAAGCCGAGCGCGAAGGTCTCGACCTCGCCTCGCATGGCGAAGCCGCCTACCACAACTAA